A window of the Haloarcula litorea genome harbors these coding sequences:
- a CDS encoding succinate dehydrogenase hydrophobic membrane anchor subunit, whose protein sequence is MAEHYSSFERGGRRWLLQRLTAVFLIGVLAFHFLLLHFANHAADITFAGTQARMSQIGYFATMWLFLVTATFHGVNGVYNALVNQGISGTQKRAVKYVLVVAGLLLVAQGTRVALAMNGFL, encoded by the coding sequence ATGGCCGAACACTACTCCTCCTTCGAGCGGGGCGGCCGCCGGTGGCTCCTCCAGCGCCTGACGGCGGTGTTCCTCATCGGCGTCCTGGCGTTTCACTTCCTGCTGTTGCACTTCGCCAACCACGCCGCCGACATCACGTTCGCGGGCACGCAGGCCCGGATGAGTCAGATCGGCTACTTCGCGACGATGTGGCTGTTCCTCGTGACTGCGACGTTCCACGGCGTCAACGGCGTCTACAACGCCCTCGTCAATCAGGGCATCAGCGGCACCCAGAAGCGAGCAGTCAAGTACGTCCTCGTGGTGGCGGGCCTACTGCTCGTCGCACAGGGGACGCGGGTCGCACTGGCGATGAACGGCTTCCTCTGA
- a CDS encoding succinate dehydrogenase/fumarate reductase iron-sulfur subunit: MSTQIEQRETETEDEETEAEVQSPGDRRRAEKRQRQAERDLQRETEEASLDDEETISLKVFRYDPEVEGKQEPRFDDFTVPFHKGMTVLDALMYARDHYDSSLTFRHSCRQAVCGSDALFVNGRQRLGCKTQVADLDDPIRIEPLPHQEVVKDLVVDMEHFYDQMEAVEPYFDADETPDDELEEQRQSRENREKVKMSTRCIWCGACMSSCNIAAGDNEYLGPAAINKAYRFAMDEREGEQRKQERLRIIEQEHGVWRCQTQFSCTEVCPKDIPLTEHIQELKREAVKNNLKFW; this comes from the coding sequence ATGAGCACGCAAATCGAACAACGAGAGACCGAGACCGAAGACGAAGAGACGGAGGCGGAGGTCCAGTCGCCGGGCGACCGGCGACGGGCCGAGAAGCGCCAGCGGCAGGCCGAGCGGGACCTGCAACGCGAGACCGAGGAGGCGTCGCTGGACGACGAGGAGACGATCTCGCTGAAGGTGTTCCGCTACGACCCCGAGGTCGAGGGCAAGCAGGAGCCCCGCTTCGACGACTTCACCGTCCCCTTCCACAAAGGGATGACCGTCCTGGACGCGCTGATGTACGCGCGGGACCACTACGACTCGTCGCTGACGTTCCGACACTCCTGTCGGCAGGCGGTCTGTGGCTCCGACGCGCTGTTCGTCAACGGCAGGCAGCGGCTGGGCTGTAAGACGCAGGTCGCCGATCTCGACGACCCGATCCGCATCGAACCGCTCCCCCACCAGGAGGTCGTCAAGGACCTCGTCGTGGACATGGAGCACTTCTACGACCAGATGGAGGCCGTCGAGCCGTACTTCGACGCCGACGAGACGCCCGACGACGAACTCGAGGAGCAACGACAGAGCCGCGAGAACCGCGAGAAGGTGAAGATGTCCACCCGGTGTATCTGGTGTGGGGCCTGTATGTCCTCCTGTAACATCGCGGCCGGCGACAACGAGTATCTCGGTCCCGCGGCCATCAACAAGGCCTACCGGTTCGCGATGGACGAACGCGAGGGCGAACAGCGCAAGCAGGAGCGCCTCCGCATCATCGAGCAGGAGCACGGCGTCTGGCGCTGTCAGACGCAGTTCTCCTGTACCGAGGTCTGCCCGAAGGACATCCCGCTGACGGAGCACATCCAGGAACTCAAGCGGGAAGCGGTGAAGAACAACCTCAAGTTCTGGTAG
- a CDS encoding PAS domain S-box protein has translation MTIHLLTGYSRGWSRYVPGVATGTSMSESNAGRPELARAVVSNTGDAILLTDRGMAIQYVTPSTERVLGHDASTLVGGSLAAHVHSEDVPDLEATLDDVVGRAGPDRDRVSVRVQRADGRWLPLSLTVTECREAGVDGFVLNARPVERERRVAAAFEELVAQTPTMLTVLDDAAVVRFVSPPVEEMLGCEAGTVIGTHVGEHVHPDDVAGLVRTVRDSLSEPGDEATVEFRCRTADDEWRWLEARGRRTTADLPFDGDILLTSRDITERKERERDLRAKNEQLDQFTSVVSHDLRNPISVLRGSLELARETGDEDHLERAEKCVDRMDTLVDDLLTMARQGEVDPETTAVELDEAAPSAWRMVETGEISLTVRGDHPVPADPDMLREVFENLFRNSVEHGGSTTEVTVARTNWGFVVEDDGTGFDGDPEAALEPGYTTSEDGTGFGLSIVDTIADAHGWSFIPTESSEGGARFEFVTEGGPSR, from the coding sequence ATGACTATCCATTTACTAACAGGTTACAGCCGGGGGTGGTCGCGGTACGTGCCCGGTGTGGCCACTGGCACGAGTATGAGCGAATCGAACGCCGGACGACCGGAGTTAGCACGGGCGGTTGTGTCGAACACGGGCGACGCGATCCTCCTCACCGATCGGGGGATGGCGATCCAGTACGTCACGCCGTCGACGGAGCGGGTGCTGGGCCACGACGCCTCGACGCTCGTCGGCGGGTCGCTCGCCGCACACGTCCACTCCGAGGACGTGCCCGACCTGGAGGCGACGCTGGACGACGTCGTGGGACGGGCGGGACCGGACCGTGACCGGGTGAGCGTCCGGGTCCAGCGAGCCGACGGTCGGTGGCTGCCGCTGTCGCTGACCGTCACCGAGTGTCGGGAGGCGGGCGTCGATGGATTCGTCCTGAACGCACGACCGGTCGAGCGGGAGCGCCGAGTCGCCGCGGCGTTCGAGGAACTCGTCGCGCAGACGCCGACGATGCTGACGGTCCTCGACGACGCGGCGGTCGTCCGGTTCGTCTCGCCGCCGGTCGAGGAGATGCTCGGTTGCGAGGCCGGAACGGTCATCGGCACCCACGTCGGGGAACACGTCCACCCCGACGACGTGGCCGGCCTCGTGCGCACGGTTCGTGACTCGCTCTCGGAGCCCGGCGACGAGGCGACGGTCGAGTTCCGCTGTCGGACGGCCGACGACGAGTGGCGGTGGCTGGAAGCGCGGGGTCGTCGCACCACCGCCGACCTGCCGTTCGACGGCGACATCCTCCTCACCAGTCGGGACATCACCGAGCGCAAGGAGCGGGAGCGGGACCTCCGGGCGAAAAACGAGCAACTGGACCAGTTCACGAGCGTCGTCAGCCACGACCTGCGCAACCCCATCAGCGTCCTGCGTGGCTCGCTGGAACTGGCCCGTGAGACGGGGGACGAAGACCACCTCGAACGGGCCGAGAAGTGCGTCGATCGGATGGACACGCTGGTCGACGACCTGCTGACGATGGCCCGTCAGGGCGAGGTCGACCCCGAGACGACCGCCGTCGAACTGGACGAGGCCGCTCCGAGCGCGTGGCGGATGGTCGAGACCGGCGAGATCTCGCTGACGGTCCGGGGTGACCACCCCGTCCCGGCCGATCCGGACATGCTCCGCGAGGTGTTCGAGAACCTCTTCCGGAACAGCGTCGAACACGGCGGCTCGACGACCGAGGTCACGGTCGCGCGGACGAACTGGGGGTTCGTCGTCGAGGACGACGGCACGGGGTTCGACGGCGACCCGGAGGCGGCCCTGGAACCGGGGTACACGACGTCCGAGGACGGCACCGGGTTCGGTCTGAGCATCGTCGACACCATCGCCGATGCCCACGGCTGGTCGTTCATCCCGACCGAGTCGTCGGAGGGCGGTGCGCGCTTCGAGTTCGTCACCGAGGGCGGCCCGTCGAGGTAG